A single region of the Plasmodium reichenowi strain SY57 chromosome 9, whole genome shotgun sequence genome encodes:
- a CDS encoding hypothetical protein (conserved Plasmodium protein, unknown function): protein MNDNFFIPTFEHIYEQSIPPPLIKHSRKCKNYNKKRKNIIKYTSQDICVEQRNYDKENKEHKYVCINFHTFNKKCYHKNIRLLDHTHLDFTLGESLIYLLNVYLQNKIVTNHLYNRMLYSFQLAIIEVISKLKEGKEYKWNIKGKLINSKKENNIQIVYIENAFLSFKSIVLHAPLLKIKSIDI from the exons ATGAAcgataatttttttataccCACCTTTGAACATATCTACGAACAAAGCATTCCCCCTCCTTTAATTAAACATTCAAGAAAATGcaaaaattataacaagaaaagaaaaaatattataaaatatacatcTCAAGATATTTGTGTAGAACAAAGAAATTACGACAAAGAAAATAAGGAACATAagtatgtatgtataaattttcATACGTTCAACAAAAAATgttatcataaaaatatccGACTATTAGACCATACACATTTGGATTTCACCTTAGGCGAATCTCTAATATATCTTCTTAATgtatatttacaaaataaaattgtaACTAaccatttatataatagaaTGTTGTATTCGTTTCAGCTG GCAATCATTGAAGTAATAAGTAAACTCAAAGAAGGAAAAGAATACAAGTGGAATATAAAAGGGAAGTTAATAAATTcgaaaaaagaaaataatatacaaatagtttatatagaaaatgCATTTCTATCCTTTAAAAGTATAGTATTACATGCCCCTTTgttaaaaattaaatctatagatatataa
- a CDS encoding delta tubulin, putative, with product MMGVLSIQIGQCGNQVGYEFFDILHKYISCSKNECFKSKLTTMYFDEEYKYGKNLFPIVQYEENEGNRNDMNVNNNIMCLNNLIARCILIDMEPKVIERCLSLNNSYDEYIKRKVQKKEKYEKIVKYNSEKSVERKKYDSDECCLQYVCGLDDYYESKNNFLKIFKRNNNNNNDYHHDNDDEEYNIYAKSEHNNNNNNNNNNNILFKKSLYNNNNDILKNDKLNGNKHLYNYYKNTHDEEKNNLVKNNLCCSSYFTNEWKFNKSNYICGLNGSGNNWAYGFYVHGKNICEDFINIINKEFEKNESKESIDNILLFHSLAGGSGSGLSSYISYILKDEYPKTNLFNICILPYMFGEISVQSLNTILCLSSLYDSSDGLILIENDKFELMCKRINNDENINLEEINKYISLFLAYNIGFPIDLSNSNYNNNCNYCNIMNYILSDLCCHPNYKLLSTRYLPQVFKENIIFEQNSFNMLLKRMHRMLIKGTILDSNNISTNVTKKIRNDISCNYIIDNYYINRLSSRNILKNKNIFYKQNSFHIPIHMNEINSNSYIDEYDNSVYLKIKNKKNNNNNKKKNDYYSYIQKTSKNQFNQDNINILYQHKNNYHKTNEHNHYTHNNVIFNSKMIMRGQINENIDLHLFKNHVLYNKKSLNPLEIYIDQNKQFNNNTISMISNCLTPIPTLTHILERAKLLYSTNAYIYQYNNYGVTHDQIYNSLMYVQQIINSYETLSSE from the coding sequence atgatgGGAGTACTGAGCATCCAGATAGGGCAATGTGGTAACCAGGTGGGATACGAATTTTTCGACATCctacataaatatataagttGTTCAAAGAATGAATGTTTTAAAAGTAAATTGACTACAATGTATTTTGatgaagaatataaatatggtAAAAATCTATTTCCTATTGTGCAATATGAAGAGAATGAAGGGAATCGAAATGATATGAAcgtaaataataatattatgtgcttgaataatttaataGCTCGTTGTATACTTATAGATATGGAACCTAAAGTTATTGAAAGATGCTTATCTCTGAATAATAGTTATGATGagtatattaaaagaaaagtacaaaaaaaagagaaatatgaaaagattgtaaaatataatagtGAGAAGAGTGtagaaagaaaaaaatatgacaGTGATGAATGTTGTTTACAATATGTTTGTGGATTAGatgattattatgaaagtaaaaataattttttaaaaatatttaaaaggaacaataataataataatgattatcatcatgataatgatgatgaagaatataatatatatgctAAAAGcgaacataataataataataataataataataataataatatattatttaaaaagtctttatataataacaataatgatattttaaagaatgataaattaaatgggaacaaacatttatataattattataaaaatacacaTGATGAAGAGAAGAACAATTTagttaaaaataatttatgcTGTTCCTCTTACTTTACAAATGAATGgaaatttaataaaagtaattatatatgtggtTTAAATGGTTCTGGGAATAATTGGGCATATGGTTTTTATGTTCATGGTAAGAATATTTGTGAggattttataaatataataaataaagagtttgaaaaaaatgaaagtAAAGAAAGtattgataatatattattatttcatagTTTAGCTGGTGGAAGTGGTAGTGGTTTAAgttcatatatatcttatatattaaaagatgAATATCCTAAAACGAAtctatttaatatatgtatattacCATATATGTTTGGTGAAATAAGTGTACAAAGTTTAAATACTATCTTATGTTTATCTTCCCTATATGATTCTTCAGATGgtttaatattaatagaaaatgataaatttGAATTAATGTgtaaaagaataaataatgatgagaatataaatttggaagaaataaataaatatattagtTTATTTCTAGCATACAATATAGGTTTTCCAATTGATTTATCTAATagtaattataataataattgtaactattgtaatattatgaattatatattatccGATTTATGTTGTCATccaaattataaattacTTTCCACAAGATATTTACCACAAGTATTTAAAgagaatattatatttgaacagaattcttttaatatgttattaaaaagaatgCATAGGATGTTAATCAAAGGAACCATTCTTGattctaataatatatctacaAATGTTactaaaaaaattagaaatgatatatcatgtaattatataatagataattattatattaatcGTTTATCTTcaagaaatattttaaaaaataaaaatatattttataaacaaAACAGTTTTCATATACCTATACATATGAATGAAATAAATAGTAATTCATATATTGATGAATATGACAATTctgtatatttaaaaataaaaaataaaaaaaataataataataataaaaaaaaaaatgattattattcttatatacaaaaaacAAGTAAAAATCAATTTAATCaagataatattaatattctatatcaacataaaaataattatcataaaacaaatgaacataatcattatacacataataatgtaatattCAATTCTAAAATGATTATGAGAGGACaaattaatgaaaatatagatttacatttatttaaaaatcatgtactatataataagaaatcATTAAATCCTTTAGAAATCTATATAGATCAAAATAAACAAttcaataataatactataTCTATGATATCTAATTGTCTAACACCAATACCTACCTTAACACATATTTTAGAAAGAGCAAAATTGTTATATTCAACAAAcgcatatatatatcaatataataaCTATGGTGTTACGCATGATCAAATATACAATTCATTGATGTATGTTCAGCaaattattaattcatATGAAACTTTATCAAGTGAAtga
- a CDS encoding hypothetical protein (conserved Plasmodium protein, unknown function), translated as VIVFGNSSEAKFDDFYREEDIKKEEIQDNINDAIVPNESNEQDKAQNEDVDLESKVQKATKENKVFMKYDYTHEKPWSNHGDKSMWFNYNFDEHTFKEWVQKHIDRKLEKQQNYQIENTDNYFFEDTFKDNTMNTSSVNNHSMQGIKSFPSKNMNPFNTTKLIEPNGSPNDTSNKMDKIKNNNNNKNNKNNSNTNNRSDNNQTTTNTNNDLKQFQNLINFLKQNN; from the exons GTGATCGTTTTTGGAAATTCGTCTGAAGCCAAGTTTGATGATTTTTATAGAGAAGAGgacataaaaaaagaagaaatacaag ACAATATAAACGATGCTATTGTTCCTAATGAGTCAAATGAACAAGAt aaAGCACAAAATGAAGATGTGGATCTTGAAAGCAAAGTGCAGAAGGCTACGAAAGAAAATAAGGTGTTTATGAAATATGACTATACTCATGAAAAGCCATGGTCCAATCATGGTGATAAAAGCATGTGgtttaattataatttcgATGAACATACTTTTAAAGAATGGGTACAAAAACATATTGATAGAAAACTAGAAAAGCAACAAAATTATCAAATTGAAAATACAGACAATTACTTTTTTGAAGATACTTTTAAAGACAATACGATGAACACGTCATCTGTAAATAACCATTCCATGCAAGGTATTAAAAGTTTCCCATCCAAAAATATGAATCCTTTTAATACTACCAAATTAATAGAACCTAATGGTTCCCCTAACGATACGAGTAACAAAATGgacaaaattaaaaataataataataataaaaataataaaaataatagtaatacTAATAATCGAAGTGATAATAACCAGACCACCACAAATACAAATAACGACCTTAAACAATTtcaaaatttaataaattttcttaaacaaaataattga
- a CDS encoding histidine--tRNA ligase, putative, giving the protein MPLLFFILLIIYFDLIVCIKVDIERKHKLLFLNTKLLKKDNIKRCCRKINKKRIFTVQYVKGIRNFINPTNYEKREYLFNIWKKIAQNFSFSFYDLPILESYDLFRKSPINESYDFIKNKKHLILRPEITPQLIRYLYVNDNLLQDYREQEKKIKTKENNNNNNNNNNNNDGHYHHYDGDYSTKQCDIINKVKTKCIHTDHTNKYNENHSVHHKQNKSDMYSFNFKNSFDNNNNNNNNEHTRDFINNIYKKKKKKIFKYENFNKIFKMCTIGQCFRYEQTSRLRKREHYQWNLDILGIEDIYAEVELLSMLITFFNQVNMDEKNIVIKLNHKYIIEYILYSIFQKDMNKLLSYNKMKEEIKNILHILDKFYKVNNSSFKLLLYKNFPYLQKENIRYLYNLLQNIKHINHLEQFIKCNNTNIYYKSIDTWKHFKNLKNVFTYFQQANLNNFFKLDLTIVRGMDYYNNMVFEIYYKKDKSHRAICGGGRYNFFLNNNKIYAVGCAMGDVVITDLLFNNNKKNNSFLPLSEQNKTNKYIHVLSYFPYFHNITQHFNQQITSNTTNVYKEYYSILNKLRNNNIIVHSLLKNYTNLSKVIKKAIHMNANHILFFSKDHNSFLLKNLKTKEQQFVTSDNVLDVYNNYMYI; this is encoded by the coding sequence atgcccctattatttttcatccTTTTAATCATTTACTTTGATTTGATTGTATGTATAAAAGTAGATATCGAGAGAAAACACAAGTTGTTGTTTTTAAATACCAAgttattaaaaaaggataatataaaaaggtGCTGTCgtaaaattaataaaaaaagaatttttaCTGTTCAATATGTCAAAGGTATCCGAAATTTTATTAACCCAACgaattatgaaaaaagagaatatctatttaatatatggaaaaaaatagcacaaaatttttcttttagTTTTTATGATCTTCCTATTTTAGAAAGTTATGACTTGTTCAGAAAAAGCCCAATAAATGAATCGTAcgattttataaaaaacaaGAAGCACTTGATATTGAGACCTGAAATAACACCACAGTTGATTcgttatttatatgtaaacGATAACTTATTACAAGATTATAGagaacaagaaaaaaaaataaaaacaaaagaaaataataataataataataataataataataataatgatggtcattatcatcattatgATGGTGATTATTCCACCAAACAATgtgatattattaataagGTGAAGACAAAATGTATACATACAGATCATAcgaataaatataatgaaaatcATTCGGTTCATcataaacaaaataaaagtgATATGTACAGCTTCAATTTTAAGAATTCatttgataataataataataataataataatgaacaTACTAGGgattttattaataatatttataaaaaaaagaaaaaaaaaatttttaaatacgAAAATttcaataaaatatttaaaatgtgTACAATAGGTCAATGTTTTAGATATGAACAAACATCAAGATTAAGAAAAAGAGAACATTATCAATGGAATTTAGATATTTTAGGTATTGAAGATATATATGCAGAAGTTGAGCTATTATCTATGttaataacattttttaatcaAGTTAATAtggatgaaaaaaatattgtaattaaattaaatcataaatatattattgaatatattttatattcgatatttcaaaaagatatgaataaattattatcatataataaaatgaaagaagaaataaaaaatatattacatatattagacaaattttataaagTTAATAATAgttcatttaaattattattatataaaaacttcccatatttacaaaaagaaaacatacgctatttatataatcttttacaaaatataaaacatattaatCATTTAGAACAATTTATCAAATGTAATAatacaaacatatattataaaagtaTAGATACATGgaaacattttaaaaatttaaaaaatgtatttacCTATTTCCAACAAGctaatttaaataatttttttaaattagATCTAACCATAGTAAGAGGTATggattattataataatatggtttttgaaatatattataaaaaagacAAATCACATCGTGCAATTTGTGGAGGTGGACGTTATAATTTCTTtctaaataataataaaatatatgcaGTTGGTTGTGCTATGGGCGATGTTGTTATTACAGATCtactttttaataataataaaaaaaataattcatttttacCTTTATCAGAGcaaaacaaaacaaataaatatattcatgtGTTATCTTACTTTCCATATTTTCATAACATAACACAACATTTTAATCAACAAATAACTTCAAATACAACTAATgtatataaagaatattattCTATTCTAAATAAACttagaaataataatattattgtacattctttgttaaaaaattatacaaacTTATCAAaggtaataaaaaaagcTATACATATGAATGCAAACCATATTCTATTCTTTAGTAAAGACCAcaattcatttttattaaaaaacTTAAAAACGAAAGAGCAACAATTTGTTACATCTGACAATGTACTAGATGTATATAACaattatatgtacatataa